Proteins co-encoded in one Megalops cyprinoides isolate fMegCyp1 chromosome 1, fMegCyp1.pri, whole genome shotgun sequence genomic window:
- the LOC118789306 gene encoding homeobox protein Hox-B1-like, with product MNSFLEYTICNRGTNAYTPKPGYHHSDHGIGTSFHPSAGTTNDSYNSDERFFVGASAPSTSAQHQHQNTAYPHHQTPPHHASIGLPYASSGTTPYGSQTCSNQDYEHHQYFINQEQDGMYFHSSSFSAASVGPSLGSFASGYCGASGAGPNSLYLQPGCGTQEQQQGYLHSTYASMSPAQSEDKDLNCCPEQISSGKTFDWMKVKRNPPKTAKVAEYGIPGQQNTIRTNFTTKQLTELEKEFHFNKYLTRARRVEVAATLELNETQVKIWFQNRRMKQKKREKEGLAPACDRGLSKDQGDNSDHSTSSSPGASPCSETS from the exons ATGAACTCCTTCCTAGAATATACAATTTGTAACCGCGGGACAAATGCCTACACACCCAAGCCAGGATATCATCATTCGGACCATGGAATTGGGACTTCTTTCCACCCCAGTGCGGGTACAACAAATGACAGCTATAATTCTGATGAACGATTTTTCGTGGGAGCGAGCGCTCCATCCACTTCGGCTCAACATCAGCACCAGAACACTGCGTATCCTCATCACCAAACTCCTCCGCACCATGCTAGCATAGGCCTCCCGTATGCTAGCTCAGGAACCACGCCTTATGGGTCGCAGACATGCTCGAATCAGGATTACGAGCATCATCAATACTTTATCAACCAAGAACAGGATGGAATGTACTTCCATTCCTCGAGTTTTTCTGCCGCAAGTGTCGGTCCCAGCCTGGGCTCATTTGCCAGTGGGTACTGCGGGGCATCAGGGGCTGGTCCCAACAGCCTGTACCTGCAGCCCGGCTGTGGCacccaggagcagcagcaggggtaTTTGCACAGCACCTATGCCAGCATGTCCCCTGCCCAGAGTGAGGACAAGGACTTGAATTGCTGCCCCGAGCAAATCTCATCGGGGAAAACTTTTGACTGGATGAAAGTTAAGAGGAATCCCCCTAAAACAG ctAAAGTTGCGGAGTATGGAATCCCCGGCCAACAGAACACTATCCGCACCAACTTCACCACCAAGCAACTGACCGAGCTAGAGAAGGAGTTCCACTTCAATAAGTATCTGACCAGAGCCAGGCGCGTGGAGGTCGCTGCTACTCTCGAGCTTAACGAAACGCAGGTGAAAATCTGGTTTCAGAACCGCaggatgaaacagaaaaaacgGGAAAAAGAAGGCCTGGCTCCGGCCTGCGATCGGGGGTTGTCAAAAGACCAAGGAGACAACTCGGACCACTCTACTTCCTCATCTCCTGGTGCGTCTCCCTGTTCGGAGACCTCATGA